One genomic region from Streptomyces venezuelae encodes:
- a CDS encoding Gfo/Idh/MocA family protein, producing MTRRTVRIAMNGVTGRMGYRQHLVRSILALREQGGLDLGNGETLWPEPVLVGRREHALRALAERHGLTEWSTDLDAVLADDGIDIYFDAQVTSARVDALTRAIAAGKHIYTEKPTAADLAGALELARLAEAKGIKHGVVQDKLFLPGLLKLKRLIDGGFFGEILSVRGEFGYWVFEGDWQDAQRPSWNYRAEDGGGIVVDMFPHWEYVLHELFGRVTSVTAHVATHVPQRWDEQGKPYAATADDAAYGIFQLEGGAIAQINSSWTVRVNRDELVEFQVDGTHGSAVAGLRGCRVQHRSATPKPVWNPDIPVTESFRDQWQEVPDNTEFDNGFKAQWELFLRHVTLGEPYHWDLLAGARGVQLAELGLKSAAEGRRFDVPEVSL from the coding sequence GTGACACGCAGGACAGTCCGCATCGCCATGAACGGCGTCACCGGGCGCATGGGCTACCGCCAGCACCTCGTCCGCTCGATCCTCGCCCTGCGCGAACAGGGCGGCCTCGACCTCGGCAACGGCGAGACCCTCTGGCCCGAGCCCGTCCTCGTCGGCCGCCGCGAGCACGCCCTGCGCGCCCTCGCCGAGCGCCACGGCCTCACCGAGTGGTCCACCGACCTCGATGCCGTCCTCGCCGACGACGGCATCGACATCTACTTCGACGCCCAGGTCACCTCCGCCCGCGTCGACGCCCTCACCAGGGCCATCGCCGCCGGCAAGCACATCTACACCGAGAAGCCCACCGCCGCCGACCTCGCCGGTGCCCTGGAGCTCGCCCGGCTCGCCGAGGCGAAGGGCATCAAGCACGGCGTCGTCCAGGACAAGCTCTTCCTCCCCGGCCTGCTCAAGCTCAAGCGGCTCATCGACGGCGGCTTCTTCGGCGAGATCCTGTCCGTGCGCGGCGAGTTCGGCTACTGGGTCTTCGAGGGCGACTGGCAGGACGCCCAGCGCCCCAGCTGGAACTACCGCGCCGAGGACGGCGGCGGCATCGTCGTCGACATGTTCCCGCACTGGGAGTACGTGCTCCACGAGCTGTTCGGTCGTGTCACGAGCGTCACCGCGCACGTCGCCACCCACGTCCCACAGCGCTGGGACGAGCAGGGCAAGCCGTACGCCGCCACCGCCGACGACGCCGCGTACGGCATCTTCCAGCTGGAGGGCGGCGCGATCGCCCAGATCAACTCCTCCTGGACGGTCCGCGTCAACCGCGACGAACTCGTCGAGTTCCAGGTCGACGGCACCCACGGCTCCGCCGTCGCAGGGCTCCGCGGCTGCCGCGTCCAGCACCGCTCGGCCACCCCGAAGCCGGTCTGGAACCCCGACATCCCGGTCACCGAGTCCTTCCGCGACCAGTGGCAGGAGGTCCCCGACAACACCGAGTTCGACAACGGCTTCAAGGCCCAGTGGGAGCTCTTCCTCCGCCACGTCACGCTCGGCGAGCCGTACCACTGGGACCTCCTCGCGGGCGCCCGCGGCGTACAACTCGCCGAGCTGGGCCTGAAGTCCGCCGCCGAGGGCCGCCGCTTCGACGTCCCGGAGGTCTCGCTGTGA
- a CDS encoding sugar phosphate isomerase/epimerase family protein, producing MNLDRFSVNQMTVKQLALPELVAECVRLGIPGLGLWRDPVQAYGVEAAAALVRDAGLTVTTLCRGGFFTADGWEAENRAAIDEAATLGTDTLVLVSGGLTPACPDLLSARTRITEAIGELAPYAGERGIRLAIEPLHPMYASDRCAVSTLDQALEIAERFPASQVGVTVDTYHLWWDDRAPAAVERAGAAGRIHSFQLADWTTPLPAGVLNGRGQLGTGVIDLRAWADLAEKAGWTGPVEVELFNDELWARDGVEVLEETLNRFLEV from the coding sequence GTGAACCTCGACCGGTTCTCCGTCAACCAGATGACGGTCAAGCAGCTGGCCCTGCCCGAACTGGTCGCGGAGTGCGTTCGGCTCGGCATCCCTGGCCTGGGCCTGTGGCGCGACCCCGTCCAGGCGTACGGGGTCGAGGCCGCCGCCGCGCTCGTACGGGACGCGGGGCTCACCGTCACCACCCTGTGCCGGGGCGGCTTCTTCACCGCCGACGGCTGGGAGGCCGAGAACCGCGCGGCGATCGACGAGGCGGCGACCCTCGGCACCGACACGCTCGTCCTGGTCTCCGGCGGCCTCACCCCGGCCTGCCCCGACCTGCTCTCCGCCCGGACCCGCATCACCGAGGCGATCGGCGAACTCGCCCCGTACGCGGGCGAGCGGGGAATCCGCCTGGCCATCGAGCCCCTCCACCCGATGTACGCCTCCGACCGGTGCGCCGTCTCGACCCTGGACCAGGCCCTGGAGATCGCGGAGCGCTTCCCCGCCTCGCAGGTCGGCGTCACGGTCGACACGTACCACCTGTGGTGGGACGACCGGGCCCCGGCGGCGGTCGAACGCGCGGGCGCGGCGGGCCGCATCCACTCCTTCCAGCTCGCCGACTGGACCACCCCGCTCCCGGCGGGAGTCCTCAACGGCCGGGGCCAGCTGGGCACGGGCGTCATCGACCTCCGGGCCTGGGCGGACCTCGCCGAGAAGGCCGGCTGGACGGGCCCGGTGGAGGTCGAGCTCTTCAACGACGAGCTGTGGGCCCGGGACGGCGTCGAGGTCCTGGAGGAGACCCTGAACCGCTTCCTGGAGGTCTGA
- a CDS encoding dihydrodipicolinate synthase family protein yields the protein MIHLPRTGGGVRAYEPRTEPLALTAGGALASRTVFSAAHVVADPYADTTPESPAAVDWDATLAFRRHLWSHGLGVAEAMDTAQRGMGLDWAGAAELIRRSAAEAKAVGGRIACGVGTDQIAVGTLPEIRAAYEEQLAVVEESGAQAILMASRALAAAASGPEDYLDLYGHLLRQASEPVILHWLGPMFDPALEGYWGSADLDAATETFLDVIAAHPDKVDGIKVSLLDARREVELRRRLPEGVRCYTGDDFHYPELIAGDEQGFSHALLGIFDPLAPLAAEAVRTLDTGDTAGFRETLDPTVELSRHLFRPPTRFYKTGVVLLAWLAGHQEHFTMVGGLHSARSLPHLARAYELADGLGLFPDPVLAESRMRSLLTVYGVPQ from the coding sequence GTGATCCACCTCCCCCGGACGGGCGGAGGCGTGCGCGCGTACGAGCCCCGCACCGAGCCCCTCGCCCTCACCGCGGGCGGCGCCCTCGCCTCCCGTACGGTCTTCTCCGCCGCGCACGTCGTCGCCGACCCGTACGCCGACACCACCCCCGAGTCGCCCGCCGCCGTCGACTGGGACGCCACCCTCGCCTTCCGCCGCCACCTCTGGTCCCACGGCCTCGGGGTCGCCGAGGCCATGGACACCGCGCAGCGCGGGATGGGCCTCGACTGGGCGGGGGCGGCCGAGCTGATCCGCCGCTCGGCGGCGGAGGCGAAGGCCGTCGGCGGCCGGATCGCCTGCGGCGTCGGCACCGACCAGATCGCCGTCGGGACCCTGCCGGAGATCCGCGCGGCGTACGAGGAGCAGCTCGCGGTCGTCGAGGAGTCGGGCGCGCAGGCCATTCTCATGGCCTCCCGCGCCCTCGCCGCCGCCGCGTCCGGCCCCGAGGACTACCTCGACCTCTACGGCCACCTGCTCCGGCAGGCGAGCGAGCCGGTGATCCTGCACTGGCTGGGGCCCATGTTCGACCCGGCCCTGGAGGGCTACTGGGGCTCGGCGGACCTCGACGCCGCCACCGAGACCTTCCTCGACGTGATCGCCGCCCACCCCGACAAGGTCGACGGCATCAAGGTCTCCCTCCTCGACGCGCGGCGCGAGGTCGAACTGCGCCGCCGCCTCCCGGAGGGCGTCCGCTGCTACACGGGCGACGACTTCCACTACCCGGAGCTGATCGCCGGCGACGAACAGGGATTCAGCCACGCCCTCCTCGGCATCTTCGACCCCCTCGCCCCGCTCGCCGCCGAGGCGGTCAGGACCCTCGACACGGGGGACACGGCGGGTTTCCGCGAGACCCTCGACCCGACGGTCGAACTCTCCCGCCACCTCTTCCGGCCCCCGACCCGCTTCTACAAGACGGGCGTGGTCCTCCTCGCCTGGCTCGCCGGCCACCAGGAGCACTTCACGATGGTCGGCGGCCTCCACTCCGCCCGCTCGCTCCCGCACCTCGCGCGCGCCTACGAACTCGCCGACGGACTCGGCCTGTTCCCCGACCCGGTGCTCGCGGAGTCCCGGATGCGCTCGCTCCTCACCGTCTACGGAGTCCCGCAGTGA
- a CDS encoding glycoside hydrolase family 3 protein, which yields MTAAAAAAAVTGATAPVAHAAHSETTDKKLRKIIDRMSLEEKVGQLFVMRVYGHSATAPDQADIDANLSEIGVRTAAELVERYHVGGVIYFAWAHNTRDPHQIAELSNGIQQAALAQPTPIPALISTDQEHGIVCRVGEPATLVPGAMALGAGRSLADARKAAQIAGTELAAVGIRQNYAPVADVNVNPANPVIGVRSFGSDPRAVAGLVAAQVKGYQRAGVAATSKHFPGHGDTAVDSHHGLPTISHTRAQWTELDAPPFESAIDAGIDSIMTAHIVVPALDPSEDPATLSEPILTGILRRQLGYDGVVVTDSLGMEGVRTKYGDERVPVLALKAGVDQLLNPPKLDIAWNAVLAAVRDGELTEARLDESILRILRLKTKLGLFRQPYVTRAGVDRVVGTAAHLAQADRIAEATTTLLLNEDGFLPLSPAAHGRVLVVGADPASPSGTTGPPTTTLASALTELGFTATALSTGITPTAARIEEAVAAAAGQDVVVVGTYNVTAASPQRTLVARLVASGVPVVTIAIRNPYDIARLGGQRATLAAYSWTDVELRAAARVLAGHARPKGRLPVPVQSADDPTKVLYPVGHGLSYPR from the coding sequence GTGACCGCCGCAGCCGCCGCGGCAGCCGTCACCGGCGCCACCGCCCCCGTGGCCCACGCGGCCCACTCGGAGACCACCGACAAGAAGCTCCGGAAGATCATCGACCGGATGTCCCTGGAGGAGAAGGTCGGCCAGCTCTTCGTGATGCGGGTGTACGGCCACTCCGCGACCGCCCCCGACCAGGCCGACATCGACGCCAACCTCTCGGAGATCGGCGTCCGCACCGCCGCCGAGCTCGTCGAGCGCTACCACGTCGGCGGCGTCATCTACTTCGCCTGGGCCCACAACACCCGCGACCCGCACCAGATCGCCGAGCTCTCCAACGGCATCCAGCAAGCCGCCCTCGCGCAGCCCACGCCGATCCCCGCGCTCATCTCCACCGACCAGGAGCACGGCATCGTCTGCCGGGTCGGCGAGCCCGCCACCCTGGTACCCGGGGCGATGGCCCTCGGCGCGGGCCGCTCGCTCGCGGACGCCCGTAAGGCCGCGCAGATCGCGGGCACCGAACTCGCCGCCGTCGGCATCCGGCAGAACTACGCCCCGGTCGCGGACGTCAACGTCAACCCGGCCAACCCCGTCATCGGCGTCCGCTCCTTCGGCTCCGACCCTCGCGCGGTCGCCGGGCTGGTCGCCGCCCAGGTCAAGGGGTACCAGCGGGCCGGGGTCGCGGCCACCTCCAAGCACTTCCCGGGGCACGGCGACACCGCCGTCGACAGTCACCACGGCCTGCCGACGATCAGCCACACCCGGGCCCAGTGGACCGAACTCGACGCGCCGCCCTTCGAGTCGGCGATCGACGCCGGGATCGACTCGATCATGACCGCGCACATCGTGGTGCCCGCGCTCGACCCCAGCGAGGACCCGGCGACCCTCTCCGAGCCCATCCTCACCGGCATCCTGCGCCGGCAGCTCGGCTACGACGGCGTGGTCGTCACCGACTCGCTCGGCATGGAGGGCGTGCGCACCAAGTACGGCGACGAGCGCGTCCCGGTGCTCGCCCTGAAGGCCGGGGTGGACCAGCTGCTCAACCCGCCGAAGCTCGACATCGCCTGGAACGCGGTCCTGGCGGCGGTCAGGGACGGCGAGCTGACGGAGGCGCGGCTCGACGAATCGATCCTGCGGATCCTGCGGCTCAAGACGAAGCTGGGCCTCTTCCGGCAGCCGTACGTGACGCGGGCCGGCGTCGACCGGGTGGTCGGCACCGCCGCCCACCTCGCGCAGGCCGACCGGATCGCCGAGGCGACGACGACCCTGCTCCTCAACGAGGACGGCTTCCTGCCGCTGAGCCCCGCCGCCCACGGCAGGGTCCTCGTCGTCGGAGCCGACCCGGCCTCGCCGTCCGGCACGACGGGCCCGCCGACCACGACGCTCGCGAGCGCCCTGACGGAACTGGGCTTCACCGCGACCGCGCTCTCCACCGGCATCACCCCGACGGCCGCGCGGATCGAGGAGGCGGTGGCGGCGGCGGCCGGGCAGGACGTGGTCGTCGTGGGCACGTACAACGTCACCGCGGCCAGTCCGCAGCGCACGCTCGTCGCGCGGCTCGTCGCGAGCGGCGTGCCCGTCGTGACGATCGCGATCCGCAACCCGTACGACATCGCCCGGCTCGGCGGCCAGCGGGCGACGCTCGCCGCGTACTCCTGGACCGACGTCGAACTCCGCGCCGCGGCCAGGGTCCTGGCCGGGCACGCCCGCCCGAAGGGCCGGCTGCCCGTCCCGGTGCAGAGCGCGGACGACCCGACGAAGGTGCTGTACCCGGTCGGCCACGGGCTGTCGTACCCGC
- a CDS encoding AAA family ATPase produces the protein MTFERITVDTPEPAPGAVLLAGIPGSGKSTVAAALAARFTRSAHIEVDDLQELIVQGCHWPTPDGDPEADRQILLRARNGCLLADSFASAGFLPVLDDVVVRRSHLDFYRAHARTVPLHVVFLAPGPDKAWERNNARHKKLTTNWAFLDEAMRAELSGEGVWIDNTDQTVEETVEAVLTATGLKPEK, from the coding sequence ATGACCTTCGAGCGCATCACCGTCGACACCCCCGAGCCCGCCCCCGGCGCCGTCCTGCTCGCCGGCATCCCCGGCAGCGGCAAGTCGACCGTCGCGGCGGCCCTCGCGGCCCGCTTCACCCGCTCCGCACACATCGAGGTCGACGACCTCCAGGAGCTCATCGTCCAGGGCTGCCACTGGCCGACCCCGGACGGCGACCCCGAGGCCGACCGCCAGATCCTGCTGCGCGCCCGCAACGGCTGCCTGCTCGCGGACAGCTTCGCCTCGGCCGGCTTCCTGCCGGTCCTCGACGACGTGGTCGTACGCCGCTCCCACCTGGACTTCTACCGCGCCCACGCCAGGACGGTCCCGCTCCACGTGGTGTTCCTCGCCCCCGGCCCCGACAAGGCCTGGGAGCGCAACAACGCCCGCCACAAGAAGCTGACGACGAACTGGGCCTTCCTCGACGAGGCCATGCGCGCCGAACTCTCCGGCGAGGGCGTCTGGATCGACAACACGGACCAGACGGTCGAGGAGACGGTCGAGGCGGTCCTCACGGCGACGGGCCTGAAGCCGGAGAAGTAG
- a CDS encoding LacI family DNA-binding transcriptional regulator, translating to MTVTLADVAARARVSPATVSRVLNGNYPVAASTRERVLRAVDELDYVLNGPASSLAAATSDLVGVLVNDIADPFFGIMASAAQGAIGEVASGRAGGEKLAVVCNTGGSPARELTYLTLLQRQRAAAVILMGGSLEDPEHLAATAGKLAKLAEAGTRVVLCGRPPVPGDANTAALVFDNRTGARLLTEHLLGLGHRRIGYVAGPADRTTTRHRLEGHRAALAAAGVAEGPTVHGPYDRRSGHEATAELLARDPDLTAVVAANDTVALGVCAALRERGLSIPDDVSVAGFDDLPFSVDAVPALTTVRLPLHDAGARAGRLAMGAEEPPAGGPVTVPGELVVRGSTARPRG from the coding sequence ATGACCGTCACCCTGGCGGACGTGGCCGCCCGCGCCCGGGTCTCCCCCGCGACCGTCTCCCGGGTCCTGAACGGCAACTACCCGGTCGCCGCCTCGACCCGCGAGCGGGTGCTGCGGGCGGTGGACGAGCTGGACTACGTCCTCAACGGCCCCGCGAGCTCGCTGGCCGCCGCCACCTCCGACCTGGTCGGGGTGCTGGTCAACGACATCGCCGACCCCTTCTTCGGGATCATGGCGAGCGCCGCGCAGGGCGCGATCGGCGAGGTCGCCTCGGGGCGCGCCGGGGGCGAGAAGCTCGCCGTCGTCTGCAACACGGGCGGCTCCCCCGCGCGCGAACTGACCTACCTCACCCTGCTCCAGCGGCAGCGGGCCGCGGCCGTCATCCTCATGGGCGGCTCGCTGGAGGACCCGGAGCACCTGGCGGCGACGGCGGGCAAACTGGCCAAGCTCGCGGAGGCGGGGACCCGGGTGGTGCTGTGCGGCCGGCCGCCGGTGCCGGGCGACGCGAACACGGCGGCGCTCGTCTTCGACAACCGCACCGGCGCACGGCTCCTGACCGAGCATCTGCTCGGACTCGGACACCGGCGGATCGGGTACGTGGCGGGGCCGGCCGACCGGACGACGACCCGGCACCGGCTCGAAGGCCACCGGGCTGCGCTCGCGGCGGCGGGGGTCGCCGAGGGCCCGACGGTCCACGGCCCGTACGACCGCCGCTCCGGCCACGAGGCGACCGCCGAACTCCTCGCCCGCGACCCGGATCTGACGGCGGTCGTCGCCGCCAACGACACGGTGGCGCTCGGCGTCTGCGCGGCCCTGCGGGAGCGGGGCCTGTCCATCCCGGACGACGTCTCGGTGGCGGGCTTCGACGACCTGCCCTTCTCGGTGGACGCGGTCCCGGCCCTCACGACCGTCCGCCTCCCGCTCCACGACGCGGGCGCCCGGGCGGGCCGCCTGGCGATGGGCGCGGAGGAGCCTCCGGCGGGGGGCCCGGTGACGGTCCCGGGCGAGCTGGTGGTGCGGGGGTCGACGGCCCGGCCGCGGGGGTAG